A window from Theobroma cacao cultivar B97-61/B2 chromosome 3, Criollo_cocoa_genome_V2, whole genome shotgun sequence encodes these proteins:
- the LOC18604978 gene encoding quinolinate synthase, chloroplastic, with protein sequence MEFSATIAMKASSSSSSFFSISQTQISNPKSLLFNFHKTPRTNKKSLYKSLKSIQSPPPGSPPSKPISFACSAVTLSPSQTAHLPPRKLSSLLSEFQSLLEPLDRVKRLLHYASLLPTLPASSRTDSNRVMGCTARVWLEVQMDSEGKMRFWADSDSEITKGFCACLVSVLDGAAPEEVLGLKTEDLAALNVGLPGGARSRVNTWHNVLVSMQKRTRSLVSEKEGKAPFEPFPSLVITAEGVQPKGSYAEAQARYLFPDELKVKELVNVLKEKKIGVVAHFYMDPEVQGILTAAQKDWPYIHISDSLVMADTAVKMAKAGCKFITVLGVDFMSENVRAILDQAGFGEVGVYRMSNERIGCSLADAAATPDYMNYLKAASNSLPSLHVIYINTSLETKAYAHELVPTITCTSSNVVQTILQAFTQIPDLNIWYGPDSYMGANIKELFEQMTLMSDEEIAELYPEHNRDSIKSLLPHLHYYEDGTCIVHHLFGREVVEKINEMYCDAFLTAHFEVPGEMFSLAMEAKRRGMGVVGSTQNILDFIKQRVQEALDRNVDDHLQFVLGTESGMVTAIVAAVRSLLDSSKSTSTAKINVEIVFPVSSDSMTKTSTSSSPVLESVKMGDVILPVVPGVASGEGCSIHGGCASCPYMKMNSLTSLLKICHQLPDERDILEAYEAERFKLQTPQGKNIADVGCEPILHMRHFQAKKELPEKLVYQVLGPHGNGKSLSIS encoded by the exons atggAATTCTCTGCTACCATCGCCATGAAAGCTTCTTCTTCGTCTTCATCTTTTTTCTCTATCTCCCAAACCCAGATTTCTAACCCAAAATCACTTCTTTTCAACTTCCATAAAACACCCAGAACCAATAAAAAATCCTTATATAAGTCTCTCAAAAGTATCCAATCTCCACCTCCTGGTTCACCTCCTTCAAAGCCCATTTCTTTTGCCTGCTCTGCTGTCACCCTGTCTCCCTCACAGACCGCTCATCTCCCTCCACGTAAACTCTCCAGCCTTCTCTCCGAATTCCAATCCCTTTTAGAGCCTCTCGACCGTGTCAAGCGTCTCCTTCACTATGCTTCTCTCCTCCCTACTCTCCCAGCTTCTTCTCGCACCGACTCGAACCGGGTCATGGGCTGCACGGCCCGAGTTTGGCTCGAAGTCCAGATGGACTCTGAGGGGAAGATGAGATTTTGGGCCGACAGCGATTCGGAGATCACGAAAGGATTCTGCGCCTGTTTGGTTTCGGTTCTTGATGGGGCGGCGCCAGAGGAAGTGCTGGGATTGAAAACAGAGGACTTGGCGGCGCTTAACGTGGGACTGCCTGGTGGGGCAAGGTCTCGTGTGAACACGTGGCATAATGTGTTGGTTAGTATGCAGAAGCGAACCAGGTCCTTGGTTTCTGAAAAGGAAGGGAAGGCCCCTTTTGAACCGTTTCCTTCGTTGGTGATCACGGCTGAGGGTGTTCAGCCAAAAGGAAGCTATGCCGAGGCTCAG GCAAGATATTTGTTCCCTGATGAGTTAAAGGTGAAAGAACTTGTCAATGTtctgaaagagaagaaaattggTGTCGTTGCTCACTTTTACATGGATCCTGAAGTGCAAGGCATCTTAACTGCTGCTCAGAAGGATTGGCCTTACATCCATATATCTGACTCGTTAGTCATGGCAGATACAGCTGTCAAGATGGCAAAAGCTGGATGTAAATTCATAACCGTTTTGGGTGTAGATTTTATGTCAGAAAATGTGCGTGCGATTCTTGATCAAGCTGGCTTTGGAGAG GTTGGTGTCTACAGGATGTCAAATGAACGCATAGGTTGTTCTTTGGCTGATGCTGCTGCTACGCCTGATTATATGAACTATCTCAAGGCAGCTTCTAACTCACTTCCTTCTTTGCACGTTATTTACATTAATACTTCACTAGAAACAAAAGCTTATGCTCATGAGCTTGTACCTACAATCACTTGTACTTCTTCAAATGTTGTGCAAACCATTCTGCAG GCTTTTACTCAAATCCCAGACTTAAACATATGGTATGGGCCCGATTCCTATATGGGTGCTAATATAAAAGAGTTGTTCGAGCAGATGACTTTGATgtctgatgaggaaattgCTGAATTATACCCAGAACATAATAGAGACTCAATTAAATCACTGCTACCTCACCTGCACTATTATGAG GATGGAACATGTATTGTTCATCACCTTTTTGGACGTGAGGTTGTAGAGAAGATAAATGAAATGTACTGTGATGCATTTCTAACAGCACATTTTGAGGTTCCTGGAGAAATGTTCTCTTTGGCAATGGAAGCCAAGAGAAGAGGAATGGGTGTTGTAGGCTCCACTCAAAACATATTggattttataaaacaaagGGTTCAGGAGGCATTAGATAGAAATGTTGATGACCACCTCCAATTTGTCTTGGGTACAGAATCGGGAATGGTGACTGCAATTGTTGCAGCTGTTCGCAGTTTGTTAGATTCTTCAAAGTCAACTTCTACAGCAAAAATCAATGTTGAAATTGTCTTTCCAGTCTCATCTGATTCAATGACAAAAACATCTACGAGCTCATCCCCTGTTCTTGAATCAGTTAAAATGGGTGATGTTATACTCCCTGTTGTACCTGGAGTTGCAAGTGGGGAGGGATGTTCTATTCATGGCGGTTGTGCATCTTGTCCGTACATGAAG ATGAATTCTCTTACCTCACTCCTAAAAATTTGCCACCAATTGCCTGATGAGAGAGATATCCTTGAGGCATATGAAGCTGAACGGTTCAAGTTGCAAACCCCTCAAGGAAAAAATATTGCAGATGTTGGATGTGAGCCTATATTGCATATGAGACACTTTCAG GCCAAGAAAGAATTGCCAGAGAAGCTTGTCTACCAGGTTCTTGGTCCACATGGTAATGGAAAGTCACTGTCTATAAGCTGA